TAAGGCTGTACATGGTGGATCACGTGGAAGTCATCGATCGCTACACTGTGAAGATCGTACTCAAATACCCGTACGCGCCCTTTCTGACAGTACTCACCGACATTGGAGCCGCCATTGTACCAAAAGAGGAGTGCGAGGGCTGGAAGGATCAGTTCACGCTACATCCTGTGGGAACCGGGCCTTTCAGAATGGTGGAGTGGGTCAAAGACAGTCACATGGTCTTCGAGAGGAACGAAGATTACTGGGGTGAAAAGCCTTATCTGAAACAGATCGTGTACAAATTCATACCGGATAAGTCTGTCCTGACGATGGCGTTACTCAGCGGAGAAGTGGATATAACCAGCGATGTCCTCGATCAAGACATTCCAAAATTGAAGTCTAATCCGAACGTCGAAGCAATGATGGTTGGTGGTTGCAACGTCTACGCAGTCTACATGAACTCTATGAAGGGGCCCACCACAGACAAGAGAGTCAGAGAAGCGTTCTTCAGGGGCATTGATATTGAACAGCTTGTCAAGGTCATATTCCCCAATGGAACAGGCGTTGCGGCTTATGGCCCCATACCACCGGGGTCCTGGGCGTACAATCCGGATGTGAAATCTTTCTATACAGGATACGATCCAGAGAAGGCTAAGCAGTTGCTTAAGGAAGCAGGCTATGACGGCAAACCAGTGAAGATGACCATCTATACGCCCGAGGATCCGAACCGAAGAAAGGCCGCTGTTATCATTCAATCAATGTTAAAGAAAGTGGGTTTTGAAATCGAAGTTCAATCACTGGAGTGGGGCACTTTCACTGCCGTCACGTCGAAGGGCGAGGCAGACGCTTACACGATAGGATGGACATGGTATCCAGATCCTGAATTCTTCATTTTTTACATGTTCCATTCTTCGAGGAAAGGAACCTACGGTAACGGTGGAGGATACAACAATCCCGAAGTTGACAGACTTATAGAACTGGGTGAATCCAGTGTGGAACAGAAGAAGAGAATCGAGTACTACAGAAAAGCAGAAGAACTCATCATGAAAGATTTGTACTATTTCCCGCTGTGGCACAAGTTGGTAGTGAACGGTGTTAACAAGAAGGTAAGAGGCTACAAACCTTCACCTGACATGATGATCAGACTGTACGCACCGGGCACAAACGTGTGGGTTGAAAAGTGATGGGAGGCGCGAAGGCGCCTCCTTGCTCGGAGTGATCAAATGGGAAAATACGTTTCCAGAAGAATCATTCAGATCATACCCACGCTCTTCTTCGTCATTCTAACAGCCTTTCTTTTGATGAAACTTGTCCCGGGCGATCCGGCGATGGTCTTACTAGGTCCGCAGGCGCGTGCTGAAGATATAGCCAGATTCAGACAGGAACTCGGCTTGGACAAACCCCTATTGATACAGTTCTTTATTTATCTGAAAAGAGTACTCACAGGTGACCTTGGAGTGTCTCTTATTTACAGACAGAGCGTACTCTCATTGATCCTGGAGAGACTACCTGTCACGATCACGCTGAGCCTGTGCGCCTTGACAATTGCGGTGAGCATAGGTATCCCCGCAGGTGTTTTAGCGGCGATAAAGCACAACTCCTTAGTCGATCTACTTGTGACTATTCTGGCTCTGATGGGGCTTTCCATACCAATCTTTTGGTTTGGGATGATCCTCATCATAATCTTTTCCCTCAAACTCGGATGGCTTCCCGCAGTTGGGCTCGGTGATCCAAGCAAAGGGATCTGGGATGTCGTGAGCCACTTCGTTCTCCCATCACTCGCCCTCGGAATTCTCTCCACTGGAACTATCGCTCGCTTCACACGCTCGAGCATGCTCGAGGTACTGAACCAGGATTACATAAGGACCGCTTACGCAAAAGGACTCCGAAAGAGCCTTATTCTCTATAGACATGCACTGAGAAACGCTCTTGTTCCCGTCATAACAGTCATAGGCTTGCAGTTAGGAAATCTGCTCGCGGGGGCTGTATTGACGGAAACAGTATTTGCACTCCCTGGACTTGGAAAACTCATGGTTGATGGGATCTTCAGGCGTGACTATGTGCTCGTGCAGGGTGAGGTTCTCTTCACGGCAATCATGTACATCTTCGTGAATTTAGCTGTAGACATAGCCTATGCATTCATAAATCCCAAGATCAGGCAGACTTACAGGGGTGGTCTTTGAGAATGAACAAACAGATCGTGTTCGGTCTTTCAATAGTTCTTCTGAACGTTCTTCTCGCCATTTTTGCCCCACTCATAGCAACCCATGAAGTCGATGAGATGGATTTCCTGTACATTTTCGCGAAACCTGGAGAAGGGGGACACATTCTGGGTACCGATGACTACGGTAGGGACATATTCTCGAGACTCATATACGGTAGTCGCATCTCACTGATTGTCGGTGTCATCGCGGTAGGTATAGGTGCTTTGGTCGGAACAGTTCTGGGGATCATCGCAGGATACTTCGGTGGTCCTTTCGATGCTGTTCTCATGAGGTTCATGGATGCACTCTTATCTTTCCCTTATGTGCTGTTGGCGATCGCCATGATGGCTGTTCTCGGAGCGGGTCTGTTCAATGCGATGCTGGCGATAGGAATAGTCATGGTACCGAGCTTTTCAAGAATTGTCAGAAGCGCCGT
Above is a window of Thermotoga sp. Ku-13t DNA encoding:
- a CDS encoding ABC transporter permease — its product is MGKYVSRRIIQIIPTLFFVILTAFLLMKLVPGDPAMVLLGPQARAEDIARFRQELGLDKPLLIQFFIYLKRVLTGDLGVSLIYRQSVLSLILERLPVTITLSLCALTIAVSIGIPAGVLAAIKHNSLVDLLVTILALMGLSIPIFWFGMILIIIFSLKLGWLPAVGLGDPSKGIWDVVSHFVLPSLALGILSTGTIARFTRSSMLEVLNQDYIRTAYAKGLRKSLILYRHALRNALVPVITVIGLQLGNLLAGAVLTETVFALPGLGKLMVDGIFRRDYVLVQGEVLFTAIMYIFVNLAVDIAYAFINPKIRQTYRGGL
- a CDS encoding ABC transporter permease; the protein is MNKQIVFGLSIVLLNVLLAIFAPLIATHEVDEMDFLYIFAKPGEGGHILGTDDYGRDIFSRLIYGSRISLIVGVIAVGIGALVGTVLGIIAGYFGGPFDAVLMRFMDALLSFPYVLLAIAMMAVLGAGLFNAMLAIGIVMVPSFSRIVRSAVLNIKNEEFVLAARALGASHSWIIFHHVIPNIVPVLIVYSSLNFSGAVISEATLSFLGLGIQPPTPSWGSMLAEARNYLQTAPHMAIFPGLAILLTCLGFNVLGDGLRDLLDPRLKS
- a CDS encoding ABC transporter substrate-binding protein produces the protein MKRLAVLIVAVAFFATVISAPNYDSVIRVGSDQNPTTMDPAMYQDLASAQVMRNVFETLVAYDAEVKQIHPLLAESWEVSPDLKEWTFKLRKGVHFQKGKFQDGREVTAEDVKYSFDREIAISPMVRLYMVDHVEVIDRYTVKIVLKYPYAPFLTVLTDIGAAIVPKEECEGWKDQFTLHPVGTGPFRMVEWVKDSHMVFERNEDYWGEKPYLKQIVYKFIPDKSVLTMALLSGEVDITSDVLDQDIPKLKSNPNVEAMMVGGCNVYAVYMNSMKGPTTDKRVREAFFRGIDIEQLVKVIFPNGTGVAAYGPIPPGSWAYNPDVKSFYTGYDPEKAKQLLKEAGYDGKPVKMTIYTPEDPNRRKAAVIIQSMLKKVGFEIEVQSLEWGTFTAVTSKGEADAYTIGWTWYPDPEFFIFYMFHSSRKGTYGNGGGYNNPEVDRLIELGESSVEQKKRIEYYRKAEELIMKDLYYFPLWHKLVVNGVNKKVRGYKPSPDMMIRLYAPGTNVWVEK